Proteins encoded together in one Lachnospiraceae bacterium JLR.KK008 window:
- a CDS encoding DNA topoisomerase (ATP-hydrolyzing), with amino-acid sequence MNDRIIKTEYSEVMQKSYIDYAMSVIIARALPDVRDGLKPVQRRTLYDMHELGIRYDRPYRKSARIVGDTMGKYHPHGDSSIYEALVVMTQEFKKGLPLIDGHGNFGNIEGDGAAAMRYTEARLAKITQEAFLADLDKDVVDFIPNFDETEKEPSVLPVKIPNLLVNGAEGIAVGMATSIPPHNLGEIIDAMKAYMQDEYIATAALLRYVKGPDFPTGGIVINKSDLLSVYETGTGKIRIRGKVETEKGRAGRINLVITEIPYPMIGGGIAKFLSDVAALAETKKTQDIVDISNQSSKEGIRIVIELKKDTDVENFKNMLYKKTRLEDTFGVNMLAIAGGRPETMGLREIIRANVNFQFEVATRKYTTLLAREQEKKEIQEGLIKACNVIDLIIEILRGSRDRAMAKACLVEGKTDGIKFKSRESKVMAQMLRFSDRQAAAILEMRLYKLIGLEIDALVKEHEETLANIYRYEDILERRDSMAQVIMNELDAIKKEYAKKRRTVVEDGKEAVFEEKKTEEMEVIFLMDRFGYAKVVDVSTYERNKEAADAEHVYVFSCKNTGRICLFTNTGTLHTIKVIDLPFGKFRDKGIPIDNVSNYNSSEENIIFMTGQTELNLYRVIFVTKFSMVKIVDGGEFDVMKRTVAATKLQEGDEVISIAVLREQKDMVLQSKDGYFLRFSLEEIPEKKKGAIGVRGMRLSEQDVIEAVYYTENMTDTVVPYRNKSLELHKLRSGKRDTKGVKVRV; translated from the coding sequence ATGAATGACAGAATTATAAAAACCGAATATTCGGAAGTGATGCAAAAGTCCTATATTGACTATGCCATGAGTGTAATCATCGCCAGGGCGCTTCCCGATGTGAGGGACGGTCTCAAACCTGTTCAGCGGCGCACGCTCTATGATATGCACGAACTCGGAATCCGCTATGACAGGCCCTACAGGAAGAGTGCCCGTATCGTCGGCGATACGATGGGTAAATATCATCCGCACGGCGACAGCTCGATCTATGAAGCGCTCGTTGTGATGACACAGGAATTTAAAAAAGGACTGCCGCTGATCGACGGCCATGGCAATTTCGGCAATATCGAGGGAGACGGTGCGGCGGCCATGCGTTATACGGAGGCCAGACTGGCAAAGATCACGCAGGAGGCGTTTCTGGCCGATCTGGATAAAGACGTCGTCGATTTTATTCCCAACTTTGATGAGACGGAGAAAGAACCGTCCGTACTTCCGGTGAAAATTCCCAATCTGCTCGTCAATGGAGCGGAAGGGATCGCCGTCGGTATGGCGACGAGCATCCCGCCTCACAATCTCGGGGAGATCATCGACGCCATGAAAGCCTATATGCAGGATGAATATATCGCCACGGCGGCGTTGCTCAGATACGTGAAGGGGCCGGATTTTCCGACCGGCGGCATTGTCATCAACAAGTCCGACCTTTTGTCTGTCTATGAGACAGGTACAGGCAAGATCCGCATCCGCGGGAAAGTGGAGACGGAAAAGGGCAGGGCAGGCAGGATCAATCTTGTTATTACCGAGATTCCCTACCCGATGATCGGCGGCGGTATCGCCAAATTTCTGTCCGATGTGGCGGCGCTGGCGGAGACAAAGAAGACGCAGGACATTGTCGACATCTCCAATCAGTCGTCCAAAGAGGGAATCCGCATCGTCATCGAGCTCAAAAAAGATACCGATGTGGAAAACTTTAAAAACATGCTCTACAAAAAGACCCGTCTGGAAGACACATTCGGTGTCAATATGCTGGCCATTGCCGGCGGCCGGCCGGAGACGATGGGGCTGAGAGAGATTATCAGGGCCAATGTAAACTTCCAGTTCGAAGTGGCCACAAGGAAATATACGACACTGCTGGCCAGAGAGCAGGAAAAGAAAGAGATTCAGGAGGGCCTGATCAAAGCCTGCAATGTGATCGACCTGATCATTGAGATATTAAGAGGTTCGCGGGATCGGGCGATGGCGAAAGCCTGTCTCGTGGAAGGGAAGACCGACGGGATTAAATTCAAATCCCGGGAGTCGAAAGTGATGGCGCAGATGCTGCGGTTTTCGGACCGGCAGGCAGCCGCCATTCTGGAGATGCGTCTCTATAAGCTGATCGGTCTGGAGATCGACGCCCTTGTGAAAGAACATGAAGAGACGCTGGCCAATATATACCGGTATGAAGATATTCTCGAGCGCCGGGATTCGATGGCCCAGGTTATTATGAACGAGCTGGACGCTATCAAAAAAGAATATGCGAAAAAAAGACGGACCGTCGTGGAGGACGGAAAGGAAGCGGTCTTTGAGGAAAAAAAGACGGAAGAGATGGAAGTCATCTTTTTAATGGATCGGTTCGGTTATGCGAAAGTGGTCGACGTCTCCACATACGAACGCAACAAAGAGGCAGCGGACGCCGAACATGTGTATGTCTTTTCCTGCAAGAATACAGGGCGCATCTGTCTGTTTACCAATACCGGAACACTGCATACGATCAAGGTTATTGACCTGCCCTTTGGAAAATTCCGTGATAAGGGGATTCCGATCGACAATGTGAGCAATTATAATTCTTCGGAAGAGAACATCATCTTCATGACCGGACAGACGGAACTGAATCTCTACCGGGTTATCTTTGTGACGAAATTTTCCATGGTCAAAATCGTGGACGGCGGTGAATTTGACGTGATGAAGCGTACTGTGGCGGCGACCAAACTCCAGGAGGGGGACGAAGTGATCAGTATCGCTGTCCTCCGGGAACAGAAGGATATGGTCTTGCAGTCAAAAGACGGATATTTTCTCCGTTTCTCTCTGGAAGAGATTCCTGAGAAGAAAAAGGGCGCCATCGGCGTACGGGGAATGCGGCTGAGCGAGCAGGATGTGATCGAAGCCGTCTATTATACGGAAAATATGACGGACACGGTCGTTCCTTACAGGAATAAAAGTCTGGAACTGCATAAACTGCGTTCCGGTAAACGGGATACCAAAGGTGTTAAAGTGAGAGTATAG
- the coaD gene encoding pantetheine-phosphate adenylyltransferase: MKAAIYPGSFDPVTFGHLDIIRRAAYIFDELTISVLNNVKKTPLFSTEERVRILKEATRDMPNVKVDSFSGLLVDYARQKKVRVIVRGLRAITDFEYELQNAQTNRLLSKEKLDTMFFTTSLEYAYLSSTTVKEIASFGGDISGCVPAFVEKLIYEKYGVPKAPAK, from the coding sequence ATGAAAGCGGCAATTTATCCCGGAAGTTTCGATCCGGTCACATTCGGACATCTGGATATTATCCGGAGAGCGGCATATATTTTTGACGAATTGACGATTAGTGTGTTGAATAATGTCAAGAAGACACCATTGTTTTCTACGGAGGAACGTGTTAGAATACTGAAAGAAGCAACCAGGGACATGCCTAATGTAAAAGTAGACTCTTTCAGCGGGCTGCTGGTAGATTATGCCAGACAGAAAAAGGTTCGTGTCATTGTCAGAGGGCTTCGGGCCATCACGGATTTTGAGTATGAACTGCAGAACGCACAGACGAACAGACTGCTGTCAAAAGAGAAACTGGATACAATGTTTTTTACGACCAGTCTTGAGTACGCATATTTAAGTTCTACAACGGTTAAGGAGATCGCAAGTTTCGGCGGAGATATTTCCGGCTGTGTTCCAGCCTTTGTGGAAAAGCTGATCTATGAAAAATATGGGGTTCCAAAGGCGCCGGCGAAGTGA
- a CDS encoding DNA gyrase subunit B, producing MANRETYDASNITVLEGLEAVRMRPGMYIGSVSTKGLNHLIYEIVDNAVDEHLAGYCSRITVILNEDGSATIHDNGRGIPVGMHEKGVSAERLVFTTLHAGGKFDASAYKTSGGLHGVGSSVVNALSTWLTVQVKRDGCIYEDRYERGNPAVELEGGLLPVIGRTKETGTSITFLPDDTIFDRTRFREDEIKSRLHETAYLNPALTIAFEDRRKAEAEVLEFHEPDGITGFIRDMNKAKETVHEVIYYKGESEGISVEAAFQYVNEFHENILGFCNNIYNAEGGTHLTGFKTMFTTVINNYARELNILKEKDVNFTGADVRNGMTAVISVKHPDPRFEGQTKTKLDNQDAAKVVAKVTGDEIQHYFDRNLEVLKNIISCAEKAAKIRKTEEKAKTNMLTKQKFSFDSNGKLANCESRDASKCEIFIVEGDSAGGSAKTARNRQYQAILPIRGKILNVEKASIDKVLANAEIKTMINAFGCGFSEGYGNDFDIAKLRYDKIIIMADADVDGAHISTLLLTLFYRFMPQLIYEGHVYIAMPPLYKAMPAKGNEEYLYDDKALERYRKRHKGPFTLQRYKGLGEMDAEQLWETTLDPETRLLKLVEIEDARMASEVTEMLMGTEVPPRKAFIYDHATDAELDI from the coding sequence ATGGCGAACAGGGAGACCTATGACGCTTCCAATATTACCGTCCTGGAGGGACTGGAAGCGGTGCGGATGCGGCCCGGTATGTATATCGGCAGCGTATCTACGAAGGGTTTGAATCATCTGATCTATGAGATCGTGGATAATGCGGTGGATGAACATCTGGCCGGCTATTGCAGCCGGATCACAGTGATCTTAAACGAAGACGGCTCGGCCACTATTCATGACAATGGCCGTGGGATTCCGGTCGGTATGCACGAAAAGGGGGTGAGTGCGGAACGGCTTGTTTTCACGACATTGCATGCGGGCGGTAAATTTGACGCTTCGGCTTACAAGACAAGCGGCGGCCTCCACGGTGTCGGTTCCTCTGTTGTCAATGCACTTTCTACATGGTTGACCGTACAGGTCAAACGAGATGGCTGCATTTATGAAGACCGTTACGAGCGGGGGAATCCGGCGGTGGAGCTGGAGGGCGGCCTTCTTCCGGTTATCGGCAGGACAAAAGAGACGGGAACGAGCATCACGTTTCTGCCAGACGATACGATCTTTGACCGCACACGGTTTCGGGAGGATGAGATCAAGAGCCGCCTTCATGAAACTGCCTATCTCAATCCGGCGCTGACGATCGCGTTTGAGGACAGAAGAAAGGCGGAGGCGGAAGTTCTGGAGTTTCATGAACCGGACGGCATCACCGGCTTTATCCGGGATATGAACAAGGCGAAAGAGACCGTTCATGAGGTCATTTATTATAAAGGAGAGAGTGAAGGGATTTCCGTGGAAGCAGCGTTCCAGTATGTCAATGAATTTCACGAGAACATCCTTGGATTTTGTAATAATATCTACAACGCAGAGGGCGGCACGCATCTGACCGGTTTTAAGACGATGTTCACGACGGTCATCAACAACTATGCCAGAGAACTGAACATCTTAAAAGAGAAGGATGTAAATTTCACGGGAGCGGACGTGCGAAACGGCATGACGGCCGTCATTTCCGTGAAACATCCGGATCCCCGGTTCGAGGGACAGACCAAGACGAAGCTGGACAATCAGGACGCGGCCAAAGTTGTGGCCAAAGTGACCGGGGATGAGATTCAGCATTATTTTGACAGAAATCTGGAAGTGCTGAAAAATATTATCAGTTGTGCGGAAAAAGCTGCCAAAATCCGCAAGACGGAAGAAAAGGCGAAGACAAACATGCTGACAAAGCAGAAGTTCTCCTTTGACTCCAACGGGAAGCTGGCTAACTGTGAGAGCCGGGATGCCTCCAAATGCGAAATATTTATTGTCGAGGGGGATTCCGCCGGCGGCAGCGCCAAGACAGCGCGCAACAGACAGTATCAGGCGATTCTGCCGATCCGCGGAAAAATACTGAATGTGGAGAAAGCCAGCATTGATAAAGTACTCGCCAATGCGGAGATTAAGACAATGATCAATGCTTTTGGCTGCGGGTTCTCAGAAGGGTATGGCAACGACTTTGATATTGCCAAACTGCGCTATGACAAGATCATTATTATGGCCGATGCCGATGTGGACGGCGCTCATATTTCCACGCTGCTTCTGACGCTGTTTTACCGATTTATGCCGCAGCTCATCTATGAAGGACACGTGTATATCGCCATGCCTCCCCTCTATAAGGCAATGCCTGCGAAGGGAAATGAGGAATATCTGTATGACGATAAGGCGCTGGAACGGTACCGGAAACGACACAAAGGGCCCTTCACTTTACAGCGGTACAAAGGTCTGGGGGAGATGGATGCCGAGCAGCTCTGGGAGACGACACTGGACCCGGAGACGCGGCTGCTGAAGCTGGTGGAGATTGAAGACGCACGTATGGCGTCGGAAGTGACGGAAATGCTTATGGGCACAGAAGTCCCGCCGCGAAAAGCCTTTATCTATGACCACGCAACTGATGCGGAACTTGACATATAG
- the rsmD gene encoding 16S rRNA (guanine(966)-N(2))-methyltransferase RsmD, producing the protein MRVIAGSARSLPLKTPPGLDTRPTTDRIKETLFNILQPHLSGSVFLDLFSGSGGIGIEALSRGAERAYFVEKDRRAAACIEDNLRFTKLSGRAVILQEEVQGALSRIREEAVDLIFMDPPYGKGLERQTLTLLESRTYVTRDTLIVVESALETDFSDQELEHCGFMVEREKKYKTNKHVFIRRRA; encoded by the coding sequence ATGAGAGTGATCGCAGGAAGTGCCCGCAGTCTGCCGTTAAAAACCCCTCCGGGGCTTGATACGAGGCCGACGACGGACAGGATCAAAGAGACGTTATTTAATATATTGCAGCCGCATCTGAGCGGAAGTGTATTTCTGGATCTGTTCAGCGGCAGCGGCGGTATCGGCATCGAGGCGCTCAGCCGTGGTGCGGAACGCGCTTATTTTGTGGAAAAGGACCGGCGTGCCGCAGCCTGCATTGAAGATAATCTACGGTTTACGAAGCTGTCGGGGCGGGCGGTGATACTTCAGGAAGAGGTACAGGGAGCACTCAGCCGGATCAGAGAAGAGGCGGTGGATCTTATTTTTATGGACCCTCCTTATGGGAAGGGACTGGAAAGACAGACACTGACACTGCTTGAGAGCCGGACATATGTGACCAGGGATACACTGATCGTCGTTGAAAGCGCTCTGGAGACCGATTTTTCCGATCAGGAATTGGAACATTGTGGTTTTATGGTGGAAAGAGAAAAGAAATACAAGACAAATAAACATGTGTTTATCAGGAGGCGTGCATAG
- a CDS encoding pseudouridine synthase, producing MRLDKYLTEAGFGSRSQVKQSIRKGQVQVDGVTETRSDRSIDEAVSEVIVQGRVVRFQKTVYYMMNKPTGFVCATRDHREKTVLELLREEDRRRTDLFPAGRLDKDAEGLLLITNDGALAHRLLTPRRHVPKTYFVKLSHGLEEEQIQMLEAGIDIGEEKQTLPARFCWKDREKKEALLTITEGKFHQVKRMFSAIGTHVLYLKRVRMGNLALDETLEPGQYRALTAEELKELSEYAEQ from the coding sequence ATGCGCCTGGATAAATATCTGACAGAGGCCGGCTTCGGTTCGCGAAGCCAGGTAAAACAATCAATACGAAAAGGACAAGTCCAGGTGGACGGTGTGACGGAGACCCGTTCCGACCGCAGTATTGACGAAGCGGTTTCAGAAGTCATCGTTCAGGGCAGGGTGGTCCGTTTTCAGAAGACGGTCTATTATATGATGAATAAGCCGACGGGCTTTGTCTGCGCCACACGGGACCACAGAGAGAAAACGGTCCTGGAACTTTTGCGGGAAGAGGACAGAAGGAGAACTGATCTGTTCCCCGCCGGGAGACTGGACAAGGATGCGGAAGGGCTGCTTCTGATCACCAATGACGGCGCGCTGGCACACCGGCTGCTGACTCCCAGGAGACATGTGCCGAAGACGTATTTTGTAAAGCTGTCGCACGGTCTGGAAGAAGAGCAGATACAAATGCTTGAGGCCGGTATCGATATTGGAGAAGAGAAACAGACACTTCCGGCACGATTTTGCTGGAAAGACAGAGAGAAGAAGGAAGCGCTGCTGACGATCACCGAGGGAAAGTTTCACCAGGTCAAACGGATGTTTTCGGCTATCGGAACCCATGTCTTATATTTAAAGCGCGTACGCATGGGGAATCTGGCTCTGGACGAGACACTGGAACCTGGTCAGTACCGCGCGCTGACTGCGGAAGAATTAAAGGAGTTATCAGAATATGCTGAACAATAA
- a CDS encoding N-acetylmuramoyl-L-alanine amidase, translating into MRETAKTNGTKNTKKNWQKIMTGFMAAVVFAAAIPFSAAAAPQDDNIVVVIDPGHGGTNIGGQIPGLDEKNATLITALAMKEELEKYEGITVYLTRYGDEDVSLSERPLRAAAVGADFLFSLHYNKAVPNRLYGAEVWVPSLGENYSRAYACGDLILNELCDSYGIYRRGIKTKLNKNGTDYYGVIKNATAVGIPSMIIEHCHIDNEKDLSYFNSIEKMQQLGRLDATGVAKYFGLRSDVLGVDYSNVPKTVVTAPRVPVADDTTPPEVAAIVSAVRENGQIRAVLQGADSQSGILYYDYSLDGGLTWSALQEWNSADTVNAVLIPGDGSTLTVRIYNQYDKASQSAPVPVS; encoded by the coding sequence TTGAGAGAGACAGCAAAGACAAATGGTACGAAAAATACCAAAAAGAACTGGCAAAAAATAATGACGGGATTTATGGCGGCAGTCGTATTCGCTGCGGCGATTCCGTTCTCTGCGGCAGCGGCGCCGCAGGATGACAATATCGTAGTTGTTATTGATCCGGGACATGGCGGTACAAATATTGGCGGACAGATCCCGGGACTGGACGAGAAAAATGCGACTCTGATCACGGCGCTGGCCATGAAAGAAGAGTTGGAGAAATATGAGGGAATCACCGTATACCTGACAAGATACGGCGACGAGGATGTGTCGCTTTCGGAGAGGCCTCTGCGTGCGGCTGCCGTGGGGGCGGACTTTTTATTCAGTCTGCACTATAATAAAGCGGTGCCAAATCGCCTGTATGGAGCGGAAGTGTGGGTCCCTTCGCTCGGAGAAAACTACAGCAGGGCCTATGCCTGCGGTGATCTGATTTTAAATGAACTGTGTGACAGTTATGGTATCTATCGCCGGGGGATCAAGACAAAGCTGAATAAGAACGGGACAGATTACTATGGGGTAATCAAAAATGCTACGGCTGTCGGCATCCCGTCCATGATTATCGAACACTGCCATATCGACAATGAAAAAGATCTGTCTTATTTTAACAGCATCGAAAAAATGCAGCAGCTCGGGCGTCTTGATGCCACCGGGGTCGCCAAATATTTCGGCTTGCGGTCCGATGTGCTCGGCGTCGACTATTCCAATGTGCCTAAGACCGTGGTGACGGCCCCAAGAGTGCCGGTCGCAGACGATACGACTCCGCCGGAAGTAGCGGCAATCGTGTCCGCGGTGCGGGAGAACGGGCAGATCAGAGCCGTACTGCAGGGAGCCGATTCCCAGAGCGGTATTCTTTACTATGACTACAGTCTGGACGGCGGTCTTACCTGGTCGGCATTGCAGGAATGGAACAGCGCCGATACTGTAAACGCGGTCCTGATTCCGGGGGATGGGTCGACACTGACTGTGCGGATCTATAATCAGTATGACAAAGCGTCACAGAGCGCGCCGGTTCCCGTTTCATGA
- a CDS encoding threonine-phosphate decarboxylase, translated as MNRQERFLQLHGGDRYRLDIRLDFSVNTNPLGMPDYVRRTVQASFCQSEDRYCEWYPDPECSRLRKALAAYHHISGEAILCGNGACELIYALVRALAASGARAVRAVLPLPSFGEYERALAAVGADVTCYLLEEAHGFAWNETILETLTPDTDLLFLCNPNNPTGNRIPETLLEHILRHCREREIVVLLDECFLELAVQEEKENVEAEGYEDFGEPNIDRKQQCRLVRITEEYPNTVVLKAFTKWYAMPGLRLGYCISGNGLLLARMREQIPCWSVSGIAQLAGMTALDNAEHIDYIGQSTQLIRVERAFLKSGLEKLGMHVIPGCASFLCFSVKSCEDSFHDLYERLLDVGILIRDCRSFRGMGDGWYRIAVRPHEENVCLLRELEKMKGTV; from the coding sequence ATGAACCGTCAGGAACGATTTTTGCAGCTTCACGGCGGGGACAGGTACCGGCTCGACATCAGACTTGATTTTTCGGTAAATACAAATCCGCTGGGAATGCCGGATTATGTCAGAAGAACGGTGCAGGCGTCATTTTGTCAGTCTGAAGACCGGTACTGTGAGTGGTATCCGGACCCGGAGTGCAGCCGGCTGCGGAAAGCGCTGGCCGCGTATCATCACATATCAGGGGAAGCGATCCTCTGCGGAAACGGCGCCTGTGAGCTGATCTATGCTCTTGTCCGCGCCCTGGCGGCGAGCGGGGCGAGAGCGGTCAGAGCAGTCCTTCCGCTTCCGTCATTCGGGGAGTACGAGAGGGCACTGGCAGCTGTCGGTGCGGATGTTACCTGTTATCTGTTGGAGGAAGCGCACGGGTTTGCATGGAATGAAACGATTTTGGAGACACTGACGCCTGATACGGACCTGCTCTTTCTGTGCAATCCCAACAATCCGACCGGAAACCGGATTCCGGAAACACTCTTGGAGCATATTCTGAGACATTGCCGGGAGCGGGAGATCGTCGTACTGCTCGATGAATGCTTTCTGGAACTTGCGGTACAGGAAGAGAAAGAGAATGTTGAGGCCGAAGGATATGAGGACTTCGGGGAACCGAACATTGACAGAAAGCAGCAGTGCAGACTTGTCCGGATCACGGAAGAATATCCAAACACAGTTGTCTTAAAGGCATTTACGAAGTGGTATGCCATGCCGGGACTGCGGCTTGGTTATTGTATCAGCGGTAATGGTCTGCTCCTTGCACGGATGAGAGAGCAGATCCCATGCTGGAGCGTCTCCGGGATCGCTCAGCTTGCCGGAATGACTGCTCTGGACAATGCTGAACATATTGACTATATCGGTCAGTCAACACAATTAATCCGGGTGGAACGGGCTTTTTTGAAAAGCGGACTGGAAAAGCTGGGAATGCACGTTATTCCGGGCTGTGCCAGCTTTCTCTGTTTCTCCGTAAAGTCCTGTGAGGACTCTTTTCATGACCTGTATGAAAGGCTGCTGGATGTCGGTATTCTCATCCGGGACTGTCGTAGCTTTCGGGGAATGGGTGACGGCTGGTACCGGATCGCCGTCAGGCCCCATGAGGAGAATGTATGTCTGCTGCGGGAGTTGGAGAAGATGAAAGGAACAGTATGA
- a CDS encoding vacuolar family H+-ATPase subunit H: MSSKIEQLIDEIEEYIDTCKYQTLSNTKIIVNKEEIDELLRELRMKTPDEIKRYQKIISNKEAILNDAKEKAEALINAATVQTTELINEHEIMQQAYAQANEVVTMATNQAQGILDNATIEANNMKAAAMQYTDDILGNLETIIAHSIDTVSQQFQRTVSSLQDCMNIVKSNRMELHPADVEAESEKSEGTEEEPINLDMI, from the coding sequence ATGAGCAGTAAGATCGAACAGCTGATCGATGAGATTGAAGAATATATCGATACATGTAAATACCAGACGCTTTCCAACACAAAGATCATTGTAAATAAAGAGGAGATCGATGAACTTCTGCGGGAATTGCGTATGAAAACGCCCGATGAGATCAAGCGTTACCAGAAGATTATCAGCAACAAAGAGGCAATCTTAAACGATGCCAAAGAAAAGGCGGAGGCACTGATCAACGCCGCTACCGTACAGACAACTGAGCTGATCAACGAGCATGAGATCATGCAGCAGGCATATGCGCAGGCCAATGAGGTTGTGACGATGGCCACCAATCAGGCGCAGGGCATTCTGGACAATGCCACGATCGAGGCTAACAATATGAAAGCGGCCGCCATGCAGTATACGGATGATATTCTCGGTAATCTGGAGACGATCATCGCACATTCCATTGATACTGTGTCCCAGCAGTTTCAGAGGACAGTCTCTTCGTTACAGGATTGTATGAATATCGTCAAGTCCAACCGCATGGAACTGCATCCGGCGGATGTTGAGGCGGAGAGCGAGAAAAGTGAGGGTACTGAGGAGGAGCCGATCAATCTGGACATGATCTGA
- a CDS encoding cobyric acid synthase — protein sequence MSAAGVGEDERNSMKARNIMIQGTMSDVGKSLFTAGLLRVLSQDGYRAAPFKSQNMALNSYITAQGLEMSRAQVMQAEAAGIDPDVAMNPILLKPNSDMGSQVIVNGEVFGNLTAAQYFRRKHEFVPDIKAAYHKLEHDYEILVIEGAGSPAEINLKQNDIVNMGLAQMIDAPVLLIGDIDRGGVFAQLYGTVALLEAQERARIKGFIMNKFRGDRRLLEPGLQMLYERCPIPVVGVIPYTELDIEDEDSLSRRLLPGSVRDRIDIAVIRFPHIANFTDLNPLERISHVSLRYISDCRELGCPDLIILPGTKNTMRDLQWMRENGIETEVRRLVGSDLSLLLGICGGFQMMGEELADPYGVEAGGISRGLGYFPLRTIFGTEKVRRRVRGTILTQCSASGSRSVWERLAGSTFLGYEMHMGTSDSVGGAQPRRLMELTDEDSGSENSRHRRRADRITGGGNHMDGCISGNCIGTYVHGLFTSGTLRDNLLDLLFERRGLTRDAAGQTDYLTYKNSQYDRLADVIREHTDLKAIYRMIGLE from the coding sequence ATGTCTGCTGCGGGAGTTGGAGAAGATGAAAGGAACAGTATGAAGGCCAGAAATATCATGATCCAGGGAACGATGTCCGATGTGGGCAAGAGCCTGTTTACGGCAGGGCTGCTGCGGGTCCTCTCGCAGGATGGCTACCGGGCGGCGCCGTTTAAATCACAGAATATGGCGCTCAATTCTTATATCACAGCACAGGGGCTGGAGATGAGCCGGGCGCAGGTTATGCAGGCGGAGGCGGCAGGCATTGATCCGGACGTGGCTATGAATCCGATATTGCTGAAGCCCAATTCAGATATGGGCTCTCAGGTCATTGTCAACGGCGAAGTGTTCGGCAATCTGACAGCGGCGCAGTATTTCCGGCGTAAGCATGAGTTCGTGCCGGATATCAAGGCTGCCTATCATAAACTGGAACATGACTATGAGATTCTCGTTATCGAGGGGGCGGGCAGCCCGGCGGAAATCAATTTAAAGCAAAATGATATTGTCAATATGGGACTGGCGCAGATGATCGATGCACCGGTCCTGCTCATCGGGGATATTGACAGAGGCGGTGTTTTCGCCCAGCTCTATGGCACGGTGGCCCTGCTGGAAGCACAGGAGCGGGCTCGCATCAAAGGCTTTATTATGAATAAATTCCGCGGGGACAGACGTCTTCTGGAACCGGGACTGCAAATGCTCTATGAGCGATGTCCGATTCCGGTCGTTGGCGTGATCCCCTATACGGAACTTGATATTGAGGATGAGGACAGTCTGTCGCGGCGTCTGCTTCCCGGCAGCGTCCGGGACAGGATTGATATTGCCGTCATCCGCTTCCCGCATATCGCTAATTTTACGGATCTGAATCCGCTGGAGCGGATCAGCCATGTCTCTTTGCGCTATATTTCAGACTGCCGGGAACTTGGCTGTCCGGATCTGATTATCCTGCCGGGCACGAAAAATACGATGCGGGACCTGCAGTGGATGCGGGAAAATGGGATCGAGACAGAGGTGCGGCGACTTGTTGGCTCTGACCTGAGCCTGCTGCTGGGTATCTGCGGCGGCTTTCAGATGATGGGGGAAGAGCTCGCCGATCCGTACGGTGTGGAGGCTGGCGGCATATCGCGGGGACTGGGGTATTTTCCTCTGCGTACCATATTCGGGACGGAGAAAGTCAGGCGCAGAGTGCGGGGAACCATTCTCACACAATGCAGTGCGTCCGGTTCCCGGTCAGTATGGGAGAGGCTGGCGGGAAGCACCTTCCTGGGCTATGAGATGCACATGGGCACCTCAGACAGTGTGGGCGGCGCACAGCCCCGGAGGCTGATGGAGCTGACGGATGAAGACAGCGGCAGTGAAAACAGTCGCCACAGGCGGCGGGCAGACAGGATAACAGGAGGCGGTAACCATATGGATGGCTGCATATCGGGCAACTGTATCGGCACTTATGTTCACGGCCTGTTTACATCGGGCACGCTGCGTGACAACCTGCTGGATCTTTTGTTTGAGAGAAGAGGGCTTACCAGGGATGCAGCCGGACAGACCGACTACCTGACCTACAAAAACAGCCAGTACGACCGCCTTGCCGATGTCATCCGGGAACATACGGATCTGAAAGCGATCTATCGGATGATTGGGCTGGAGTGA